gagcctttaaaaagaagaaaattacgACACATGAGTAAAACCTGGAGACATCAggccaagtgaaataagcaagtcataaaaagacaaatgctgtatgagtttacttatatgaggtatccccggagcagtcaaattcatagagacagaaaggagaatggtggttgccagaacCTGGTGGAAAGGTTGAAAGgggaattattatttaaatgagcagagagttttagttttgcaagatgaaaaaagttctggagatggatcatggtgatggttgcacaacaatgtgaatatacctAATGCTATTGAGCTGCACACTTAACATGATTAAAGTGGCCAGTTTATGTCaggtatattttactacaattgaaataattaatgGGGTATCATCTCAAGGAATGCTAGCATAAATAATAAATTGTCATGTGAGTCAAACTCATGTAAGATGTTCAATTTAATAATGAAGTTTGATATTATTGAGGATACAGTGTTAATATATGTTGGACAATAACTATTTGAAATATTACAATCAGTGAAGCTGAAATTACGGTTTGGACTTATCATAGGGAATCTGGTGGATACGGGCCAGGATCTTGGTTTATTGTGCAATATTAGACTACAGGGGAAATCTGTGCAAATGAGCCTTATTCTATTTCTACGATTCTAATTCTAAAATGCATTTGGATCAGATTTTCTATTCTGGAGAAAGAAAAGTTCATCCTGATTGTTTTCATGTCTTAGTTATTGTACTATaccatattctttctttctttctttctttttttttggggggggtggacagagtctctctctgtcacccagactggagtgcagtggcacaatcatggcttactgcaacctttgcctcctgggttcaagtgattctcctgtctcagcctcctgagtagctgggattacaggcatgggccaccacacgtggctacttttgtatttttagtagagacagggtttcgccattttggccaggctggtcttgaactcctgacctcaggtgatctgcccgcctcagcctcccaaagtgctggaattacaggcatgagccactgtgcctggctgtattcttataaatatattttatgttgtaTAACCTCCAAGATCAATGAGATGAGCATGACCCAGAGAGATGGTCTGTAGAACACAGCCAGGCTAGCCCATGTGTAGAATTTCTTCAGCTCATGTACAAAAGGTTGAGTTTTAGAAGCTGTCATGGAGATTTCTAAAAGTTGGATGGTACTTTATTCACTCAGACATTTCAGTGAAAAGCCATGTGCCTCCAAATGAAGACTGGTGCTGTATCAGTcatggttctccagagaaaaagaaccaatagAGCATATGTCGATACACGGAAAGAGATTTATCATGTGGAATTGGCCCACACAATTATTGAGGCTGAGAAACCCCACAATTTGCCAACTGCAAGTTGGGAAGCTGGCGATGGAGTTCCAGTCCAAACCCAAAGGTTCGAGAATCTGGAGAACCAATGTCATAAGTTCTAGTCTGAATATAAAGGCCCAAAAACCAGAAGCACTGATGTCCAAGAGCAGGAGAAAGTGGATGTCTCAGTTCAAGCAGAGAGAGTCCATTTGCCCTTgctctgcctttttgttccatTTAGGCCCTTAACAGATAGGACGATGCCCACCTGCATGGGTGAGAGAGACCTTTATTCAGTCTATGGATTAAATGCTAACCTTttccagaaacactctcacacTTAAACTCAGAAAAAAACGTTTATGTGAGCATCCCCtaacccaatcaagttgacacataagaTCAACCATCACAAGTGCCTAGAAGCTTGAATTCCTGTGTTCCTCCCTTAGACACTAAAATGGGGTCTAGCAGTCCTTAGTTCTAGGCCTTTACTTACATCAACTTATTGATAAATTAGGAGCTCAGCTCTGAGTGTAAAGACAGGGGTAAGGAATGGGAGGAGACTAACAGACTGGACTTGGGTAAAGCGTGCAAAGAGCAATGGACACCTCCCTACCATCCCCCATCACTACTATTTATCCCTGTTTCAGAAAGTTTTAAGCAATAATAGTAACATGATGTTAAGAAGTTTgaagaaggccaggcgcggtggctcatgcctataatcccagcactttgggaggccgaggtgggtgtatcacctgaagtcgggagttcgagaccagcctgactaacatggagaaaccccatttctactaaaaatacaaagttaagcaggcgtggtgccacatgcctataatcccagctactagggaggctgaggcaggagaatcgtttgaacctgggaggcagaggttgcagtgagccaagatagcgccattgcactctagcctgggcaacaagagcgaaactccatctcaaaaaaaaaaacagaaaagaaagaaagaaagttgaagaaaaggagataattttctccttttctttcatcaGACTGATCCTCCAGCGGCTCCCTTGAGGTGATGTATTCTCAGAGGCAGCCACATCTACTAGAAAGTGAGGAAAATAATTGTAGATAATTGTGACTCTTTCTAAAAGTGAGAAACTGTTTGTAATTTTGTAAACACAAATATCTAAGCTAAATTAAAGTAAAGATGTGGGAATTCACACAAATAACACTGGATGACAGAAATGTCCTTTGGGGAATTTGCCTTCCTAAATATAGAAAGGCTTTATCCTGAGCTGCCCACATCGGAATCTACGTGTTGCCCTGTAAGAAAGAATAAGACAAGTGAAAGCGCCACACACACAGCCCTAGAAAGATGTATTACATAAATGGCTGAAAGGGATTTGAGTTCTGTTGGTGCCAAATTGTGTCACAAGGAAGAAAGTTCCAAACTGAGAAACCCCACATCACCATCCCAGAGCCAGTGCACTAGATTGAAgcactttttattctttctgctgAACTAGAGAATCACATGGATGTGTCTTCGGAGCACATTTCAGGCAaccatttccttttcctcttggTGCCAGTCATCCTTCCACTGCAGGCATCTGTATCCATAACACATTCAAGGCATGCTAACTTATGGGACCTGCATGAGACCACATCTCAGAGCACTGTCTGTGAACCGAGGCTATGGTGCTTTTGTGAGGTgttgggaaaggaagaaaggaaggtgggTGATTAAAGTGAATGGAAACAAAATTACCATTCTCAACTTTGATCTATAAGGATCGGTATGGAGAGGATTATTACTCCCACCCTAAGCTCTCAGAGAACactctgctagggcagtatgaCAAAGACACCATCCTCATTGAGGAAACTTCTGTGTTTAGGTGGCTCCACGAGATCATTTATAGTATGAGGAATAAGTTTGTGTATTTCATTTTGCCATGCACAGGTGATAAGGACATAGCCTCTCCTATAAAATGACTTATATTTACACCTCGGTATTTTAAATGCTTCTGTTAAATTACAATACACTCCTTCTACAAGACCCTTGCTCCTGTTGCATTTCCTAACTCCATTCTTACATGGCACAAATCTGTTGTAACAGATTTTTTCCAGCTCGTCATATTGCATAAGGAGAAAGTAATGTTCTGTCACACAACGCTGTTTGTGGTAAACATTTTTTCTCATGATTTCTTCATTACAGTAGTCCCTATGATATAATGGCATTCCAGGTTCAATAATGACACGTCTTTCGACTTTTTCTTTGGTAGGTGGTCTGGTGGGCCCTGTCCTACGAAATTCTTCCAAATACTCTCGAAATTCTTCCATTTTATCTTCTGGGGAATCGAAATCTGTATCCACCTCTTGAAACTGCActggctgcagcagctgctgcagcaATAGAAGCAGGAGCAGTGGGTGTGTGGTGATCAGAGTTCTCATCATTTTTCCTGTAGACACTAAAAGAGATAAGGAGATATGTTCTATTGTGATAATGTGCTTGCTTCACATTTCCTGTGAGGGGCACATTTATGCCACATATTGCTGTTCTGGGCTCTAAGATTTTGGATCATTTTTAAATCGCCAACTCATAATCGATCTGAATACTTCTAAATTGTTCACAGAAATGACCTTACTAGGCCTGCAGTTCAGCCTAGAGCTGTGGTAAGAGAAGAAAAGGtgaaggaaggagaatgagaaagggagagaaataaaagtaaggaggatgaaaaggaaacaaggaagaaatggagcaagagagagattaaaggccgggcgcggtggctcacgcctgtaaacccagcactttgggaggccgaaacgggcggatcacgaggttagtagattgagaccatcctggctaacatgatgaaaccccgcctctactaaaaatacaaaaaattagccgggcgaggtggcgggcgcctgtcgttccagctactagggaggctgaggcaggagaatggtgtgaacccgggaggcggagcttgcagtgagcggagatcatgccactgcactccagcctgggcgacaaagcaagactccgcctcaaaaaaaaaagagagattaaggagagaaggaaggagaaaggaaatcaagatagcagtgaggagaaagggagggaggcagagaggaggctCACATGCTTCTTCCGTCTGAAACAAATGCATCTTTTCCCTTTCTAGGAGTTGAGAACTTGCTCTGAAAAGAGCCACCCTCCCCTTTCAAACGTTCCACTTTGATAAGAAAAAAACTCCTTAACcgtgtctttctttctcctcttgctCTTTTCTGACCATAGATGCCCTTGGGAAAGGGATTAAGGAAGGTTCAAGTTTGAGCAGCTGGGATAAAAATACATTCTTGAAGTCACCCTAAACTAAAAACAATGACACACAGTAATAGCTAGCATAATGAGGAGTTAAGTGCCAAGCACTAGACTAAGCACTTTAAGTATATTATCACCATCATCCAAACAAccctataataaatatattatttttagtattgttgttgttataacaATGAATGTTGCAAAAAGAAGGTAAAGTTATTACTATCTCTCTGTGAAGAGAAGTTGCTTAAAATCTTACATTAGATCTGGCAGACTCCTGGTTCAAGCCTATTTTTGTCTAATTTCCACACATCTGTTCTTAGCTGGTATTCTATGGCCTCTATCAGTCTGGTTTCCCTTCCTAAGGCTAGACTGTATCTCCTTCTCCAGGCTGTCAAACACAGTGACTACTGAAATGGCCAATCTTAAAACTGAATTTGAGCCCCTGGAGTGCTTTGACAAATTGGTCCACACTCCGTGAAGAACCAACTGTTTTATTGCAGAAGCAATCTCCTGAGTTTTCTTACCTTACCAAGCTCTTTGTAAAAGAAGTCCTACTTGGTGGCAACCTGAGTGATTCTCTAACAGTCGTTCCCTGGAGACCTTGATCTATCAGTGATGGAGATGGACAACCTCCTGTTCTAGGCTGGATACTGAGTTTGTTCATATGTGTGTAGAAAGGTTAGAGAATGATGGAATTAAAGAGAGGTGGATGTTGGGGGACACATCAGAAAGTGGAGACAATATGAAAGTTGAGCATAGGAGTgcaaagaatggaaaagaaaagaaaaagctgcgTAAAATAGTGATGTGAGAATGGGCACTCTGGGGTGGCCGTGTGCCACActgtccctcccctccctgctttTCCTCCCATCCCTGCTTTCACACTCTCATCAGTGTCCTCCAGGAAGTCTCTTCAGAAGAGTGATCCCATGGTGACAGGCCAGAGAGCTCAGAACATATTCTCACGAGAACGTAGAGCCTCTGCAACATCTTGATCTGGAGAGAACATGGACAGTACACGTGTGAAAAGCAGAATTCAGGCAGCTGTGGCCCTGCCCTTTCTACTGCCCGAGAACATGCATAGGGCCTGTCCAGAATACTGTCTTGTTCTTTAAATCTGCAACCTTCTTCACTCTTGATTTATGAATTCAATTGTGGTTTCGTTCTTCTCAAAATCCTTTCTCATCTCAAAGtatgtgtattttgttttgtacTCCATTCTGTTACTCTTACAGATTCTTGGAAATCTTTCAACcacctggaatttattttaatgcaTAGTAAGAAGTTAGTGTGGTCTTTTTTCACATGATTCATACATAATCTCAGCATCAATTATTTGGGAAAAAAGCTATTGTtgcatctctaattttatttatttatttatttatttatttatttatttatttgagacggactctggctctgtcgcccaggctggagtgcagtggccggatgtcagctcgctgcaagctccgcctcccaggttcacgccattctcctgcctcagcctcccgagtagctgggactacaggcacccgccacctcgcccggctacttttttgtattttttttgtagagacggggtttcaccttgttagccaggatggtctcgatctcctgacctcgtgatctgcccgtctcggcctcccaaagtgctgggattacaggcttgagccactgcgcccggcctcatctctaattttaaaagctaCTTTCTATATTTCGTAATTCTGTTTCTGaacacttttttctgttttgatgtgcCATAATATGCTGTTTTACTTATTATaattttactggttttttttttaagagtcacagtctcacaatgttgcctgGGTTGACtcagaactcctgggttcaaggaatcctcccacagcctaccaagtagcttggactaccgGTGCACTCCACTGTACCTGTACTTATTATCATTTTGTGAAACATTTTGATATCTCATAAAGCAATCTACACTCATTCCTCTTCTTATTCAAATGTTCACTATGGAgacaaacagaaagtagattataGGGTGCCTGGGACAGGTGGTAGAAATGAGGATTAACAGTaaatgggagaaagagagacagaggagagagacagagagagatagacagGGTggcagtgagggagggagggagaacacaGAATAAATAGTGTTGAAACAAGATCACTCAGTGTTTCTGAAGTTTCTGCCTGGTAATCTCACACAGCAGAAACTCCTGGCCTACCTGGGGAATATAGGCGTCTTGGTTTTTCCTGGGTTCTCACTAATTGAAATTTCTGTGGATGAAtccagaaatttgcattttaaacaaatttaaaggtGATTCTTAGTTCACTAAAGTTGAAGGAGGAATTTCTTAATATGCATTAAAATGaacttctgaaaaagaaaacatcagaaaacaGTAGGGAAAATGTTTGGCCTTTTCAGCAAATGTTCTTGGAAGAAGAATGGGATGAGTCGCTTCCTCCTTTGGGCTGTTGTGAatcatgttgctatgaacatgggcACACAAATACctgttcaagtccctgcttttCCTCCCTGTTTTTACACTTGCTTGGAAGGTTTATTGCAACTTAGATTTGCAGACTGAGAAAGGCCTTGGAAAGGTTGTCTATCTAGTTTCTCTTCCTAAAATCTGAGCCCCAGATCAGAACTCtgtatttaaacacacacataagaagtttacagtaaaaagaaaagactggaaTAAGTAATGGGCTTGTAGGTGGACCAATGTATTTCAGAAGGATTATTAagtggtattttaaatttttaaatttaaaattaaaatgtaaatttaaaactgatttaaattaaattaattttttaaaaaatttttgaacacTTTATATAATGAAGCATCAATAAATCATGatcatataataattatatagccttaatcacaaaaggaaaaactaaattaaatcttttaaattgacaataaatataataacttACAAACTCAGTGCTGATGAAAGTGTGATGAGATGTTTCTGTCAAAAAgaaattgttataattttttggaaaatttgagaaatacaataaaaagaataGCTGATACTTTCCTCTAGCATTTCAATAGCTAGAATTCTAAGTTGCAATAATTTATATTGAAAGACAAACAGCAAATTTTacttaaaaggggaaaaaactgaaattttaaaatacaaatacccAAAAAGGTGGGAAAGGAAAAGGTTAAAATGAGTCTGATGTATTTATAGAAATGACAATAAACATTgcaacaataattattattataagagctaatatttattgaggcaCTCAGTATTTTATGTGCATAGAATTGTATATTCTTAGAATGGGCTATTTTCCAgaatttacaaatttattaattaataaaattttagatcatctgagaaacaaagagaatagaaaaaagaaaaaaattaaaaatttagagatattaaatattttgtgatatAATATTATAGTAGTAGGACTCCCTGGTTGACAGTGAGAAAAATTCCAAACAAATTACCTTAAATGCAAGGGGCACTGTATTGACTCACAGAACTTGGAAGTCCAAGAGGTAGGGCAGGAGACAGAAATCAAATTCTTGACTAGACTCTTGTTCCTACTCTCTCCCACTCTACTCTCCTTTGTACATTCACTTTATTCTCACGTAGGGTCTCTCCATGTAATGAGAGACCCTACGCAGTCATTACATGGAGAGACACTGCCCCTTTGTGGCCTTATATTTAGGGTCACAGTAGGAAGTGCCATTTTCTCCCACCTTCACCCAACATGGAAAATAACCTTTCTGATTGGCCGTGCTTCTGCCACATGAATAAATCCAGGGATGTGGGGCACTCTGATTGGCTACCTGAAACACATGTCCTCTTTCAGAAGTAAAGGCAAAACTACACAATTAAAACCCAACAGAATTCCAATTGTCGACAGAAGGGCTGTTCCCTATTACACAAAAAAGGAATAGAGACCGAATCTGAAAGTAATAAACGTGCTTTGCTGTTTAGCTGGGGGAAAATCAAAACTCTCCATCTATAGCATGTTCCCAATTAACAGAAATATAGATTacatgggaaagaaaagaaaaaaaaatagaaaataagttgtTATTTCTGAATGATATAtttctgggtaattttttattctAATCTTTAAAAGAGACAATtttacaaattcaaaaaaataacaaaatgtcattGAAGAAGTGAGGTTTTAAGAACTGGATTGGGCATGTTCTTAAATATTAAGTGCTATTTTTCCAGACTCCCACATGTTTATATCAGTAAACTCAATTTTCTTCAGCATCAGGAAAATCTATGCCTTAGTTTGAGTGGTTGAGAAAAGACAGATTATAAAACTTCAAAACTTAGAATTAGACTAACCTTTGTGAATAAATCCCAGGGTGTCTCTTAGTTAAATCCGGTAGAAAAAATATAAGTTTTAACAGCTTTAaattttcacaaacattttgaGGCAATATTTATGTCTCAAACCTTTACACCCATGATTGAACTGAGAATGGTacctgtcatgcgcgtccgtgtgaagagaccaccaaacaggctttgtgtgagcaataaagcttttcatcacctgggtgcaggcaggctgagttggaaaagagagtcagcgaagggagataagggtggggccgttttataggatttcggtaggtaaaggaaaattacagtcaaagggaggttgttctctggcgggcagaagtgggggttacaaggtgctcagtggagGAGATTTTTGAGCCAGattgagccaggaaaaggactttcacaagataatatcatagcttaaggcaaggaccggccattttcacttcttttgtggtggaatgtcatcagttaaggcggggcagggcatttgcacttcttttgtgattcctCAGTTacctcaggccatctgggcatataagtgcaagtcacaggggatgcgatggctcgGCTCTGGCTCTGAGGCCTGACATTATTCATAGTTTTTGAGTAAATAAAAGatgttcttatttaaaaaaaaaaaaaaaagagcacattCACAAAAATTACTGAAATACTTGATTACACACACATAAACTGAATCGCATACCACATACATGAGTGCATAGAAAATTTcaccataaacaaaaaacaatataagAATCTCTAAAGACACCAAATATAAGATTCAAAGACcacaaatagtttaaaaatactttctaaacATGTGCAGTGTGAATGAGCTTCTCAAACTCAGgtgtaaataaaatgttaattcctTCTCTAAATCCAACATATCTGTACCGAAACCCCAACTATTGAAGGTGGCAGCAAAATGTAGCTCAGTTATTACTCTAGGTGTCTTCCACCTTTCTTACCG
The window above is part of the Macaca fascicularis isolate 582-1 chromosome 7, T2T-MFA8v1.1 genome. Proteins encoded here:
- the LOC102115414 gene encoding inactive ribonuclease-like protein 9, whose protein sequence is MMRTLITTHPLLLLLLLQQLLQPVQFQEVDTDFDSPEDKMEEFREYLEEFRRTGPTRPPTKEKVERRVIIEPGMPLYHRDYCNEEIMRKNVYHKQRCVTEHYFLLMQYDELEKICYNRFVPCKNGVRKCNRSKGLVEGVYCNLTEAFKIPRCKYKSFYRRGYVLITCAWQNEIHKLIPHTINDLVEPPKHRSFLNEDGVFVILP